A stretch of the Corythoichthys intestinalis isolate RoL2023-P3 chromosome 22, ASM3026506v1, whole genome shotgun sequence genome encodes the following:
- the LOC130910739 gene encoding transcription termination factor 1a, mitochondrial, with protein MASVCKALIGLHRCFILQQPFKCLTVKSITTRPLWRSYSVASDDDDPKTTLNPENESLLENLNLMGVDVKMARKRQPGVLRRLFTNEEAVALFLKRKGASSQTVASIISRYPRAITRSLEHLEQRWQLWRNIFQNDLAIVAILDRSPESFFRSSDNRNLEKNIDFLSSLGLSNKDLHRMFATAPRTFSNSLELNRQMVDFLEDVCYELGGTDPERFAKTIISRNLYILIRSTKRVKANVDFLKVSLKLSDAELLELLQGSGAKILDLSNEYIKKNMASLQGRLLMLGCGEEDVRKLITASPMVLYIGATTLRTKLDCLLKGGITAKQILEKPKVLDTSTQSVNARLEELQQIGYDFESNGIGILGLSQKRFAAKKEKLLPSKNK; from the coding sequence atggcatctgtctgTAAAGCACTTATTGGCCTTCACAGATGTTTCATTCTTCAACAACCCTTTAAATGCTTAACAGTAAAATCCATAACAACTCGCCCTCTCTGGCGGTCTTACAGTGTggcatcagatgacgatgatccCAAAACAACCTTAAACCCAGAGAACGAGTCCTTGCTGGAGAACTTGAATCTGATGGGGGTGGATGTGAAAATGGCGCGCAAGCGTCAGCCCGGCGTCCTCCGTCGCCTCTTCACCAACGAAGAGGCCGTGGCTCTGTTCCTTAAGCGCAAAGGTGCTAGCAGCCAGACAGTGGCCAGCATCATATCACGTTACCCGCGTGCCATCACCCGTTCCCTGGAGCATCTGGAGCAGCgctggcaactgtggaggaataTCTTCCAGAACGATCTAGCGATTGTGGCAATCCTGGACCGCTCGCCCGAGTCCTTCTTTCGCTCCAGTGACAACAGAAACTTAGAAAAGAACATAGACTTTCTGTCTTCTTTGGGGCTCAGTAACAAAGACCTCCACCGAATGTTCGCCACTGCCCCGCGCACTTTCTCCAACAGCTTAGAGCTCAACAGGCAGATGGTGGACTTTCTCGAGGATGTCTGCTATGAGCTTGGTGGGACTGATCCTGAGAGGTTTGCCAAAACGATCATCTCAAGAAACCTTTACATTCTCATCCGGAGCACTAAGAGAGTCAAGGCCAACGTAGATTTCCTGAAGGTGTCTCTGAAACTGAGCGACGCTGAGCTTCTGGAGTTGCTTCAAGGGAGCGGTGCAAAAATCCTGGACCTGTCCAacgaatatataaaaaagaatatGGCCAGCCTTCAAGGGAGGCTTCTGATGCTGGGCTGTGGCGAAGAGGATGTCAGAAAGCTGATCACCGCTTCTCCAATGGTTCTGTACATCGGGGCAACGACGCTGAGAACTAAACTAGACTGCCTCCTAAAAGGAGGAATAACGGCAAAGCAAATACTGGAGAAGCCCAAGGTGTTGGACACCAGCACGCAGAGTGTCAATGCTAGATTAGAGGAGCTTCAACAGATTGGCTATGACTTTGAGTCAAATGGCATCGGCATTTTAGGATTGAGTCAGAAGAGATTTGCAGCTAAAAAAGAGAAACTTTTAccttccaaaaataaataa